A single genomic interval of Roseomonas aeriglobus harbors:
- the yidC gene encoding membrane protein insertase YidC, whose translation MSNDNKNFVLFAVLAALILFGWPVITRTFFPAANPPVTKIEGGKTKPLPNPSADPTADSPTAIRDRNVVLAETPRVRIETPTLKGSINLKGARIDDLILTKYDETIAKNSPPIRLLSPAGTTDAYFAGFGWRGAEGFAPPAADAVWQASGQLLAPNRPVTLTAANATGQRFAIELSVDQNYMFTVRQTVANAGGAPISVAPYSYVTRVGVSKDPDSWTIHTGPMSAHNGAADYSVNFKDIDKAPATFTSKGGWFGFVDKYWLTAAIPDQGADVTAQFRAGANQTYQADYTAAPKTVAPGAAMVTTGRFFAGAKEVNLLDRYEDTLGIPHFGKAIDWGWFEVIEKPIFKYLDWLFRMVGNFGLAIILLTLTVRLIMFPVAQRQFASMAGMRALQPKLKALQERYKDDKPRLQQEMMGLYKQEGVNPLAGCLPTLIQIPIFYALYKVLMLTIEMRHQPFVLWIKDLSAPDPLTPVNLFGLLNFTPPHFIAIGVIPILLGVSMWAQFRLNPQPMDDVQKQVFSLMPWVLMFVMAPFAVGLQVYWITSNLLTIAQQQWLYSRHPGLKTAAAK comes from the coding sequence TTGAGCAACGACAACAAGAATTTCGTGCTGTTCGCGGTCCTGGCGGCGCTGATCCTGTTCGGCTGGCCAGTCATCACGCGCACCTTCTTTCCCGCGGCCAACCCGCCGGTCACCAAGATCGAAGGCGGTAAGACAAAGCCGCTGCCGAACCCGAGCGCCGACCCGACTGCCGATTCGCCGACCGCGATCCGCGACCGCAACGTCGTGCTCGCAGAAACCCCGCGCGTGCGCATCGAAACGCCGACGCTGAAGGGGTCGATCAACCTGAAGGGCGCGCGGATCGACGACCTGATCCTGACCAAATACGACGAGACGATCGCGAAGAACTCGCCGCCGATCCGCCTGCTGTCGCCGGCCGGCACGACCGATGCCTATTTCGCCGGCTTCGGCTGGCGCGGCGCAGAGGGCTTCGCGCCCCCGGCGGCGGACGCGGTGTGGCAGGCCTCGGGCCAGCTGCTCGCGCCGAACCGCCCGGTCACGCTGACCGCCGCCAACGCTACGGGTCAGCGCTTCGCGATCGAGCTGTCGGTCGACCAGAATTACATGTTCACCGTCCGCCAGACGGTCGCCAACGCCGGCGGCGCGCCGATCTCCGTCGCGCCCTACAGCTACGTCACGCGCGTCGGCGTGTCGAAGGATCCGGACAGCTGGACGATCCATACGGGTCCGATGTCGGCGCACAACGGCGCGGCCGATTACAGCGTCAACTTCAAGGACATCGACAAGGCGCCGGCGACCTTTACGTCGAAGGGCGGTTGGTTCGGCTTCGTCGACAAATATTGGCTGACTGCGGCGATCCCCGACCAAGGGGCGGACGTCACCGCGCAGTTCCGCGCCGGCGCCAACCAGACCTATCAGGCCGACTATACCGCCGCGCCGAAGACGGTCGCACCGGGCGCGGCGATGGTGACCACGGGTCGCTTCTTCGCCGGCGCCAAGGAAGTGAACCTGCTCGACCGCTACGAAGATACGCTGGGCATCCCGCACTTCGGTAAGGCGATCGACTGGGGCTGGTTCGAAGTCATCGAAAAGCCGATCTTCAAATATCTCGACTGGCTGTTCCGCATGGTCGGCAACTTTGGCCTGGCGATCATCCTGCTGACGCTGACCGTGCGCCTGATCATGTTCCCGGTCGCGCAGCGCCAGTTCGCGTCGATGGCCGGCATGCGCGCGCTGCAGCCGAAGCTTAAGGCGCTCCAGGAGCGCTACAAGGACGACAAGCCGCGCCTGCAGCAGGAAATGATGGGCCTGTACAAGCAGGAGGGCGTCAATCCCCTGGCCGGCTGCCTGCCGACGCTCATTCAGATCCCGATCTTCTACGCACTCTACAAGGTGCTGATGCTGACGATCGAAATGCGCCACCAGCCGTTCGTGCTGTGGATCAAGGATCTGTCGGCGCCCGATCCGCTGACCCCGGTCAACCTGTTCGGCCTGCTGAACTTCACGCCCCCGCACTTCATTGCGATCGGCGTCATCCCGATCCTGCTCGGCGTCTCGATGTGGGCGCAGTTCCGCCTGAACCCGCAGCCGATGGACGACGTCCAGAAGCAGGTCTTCAGCCTGATGCCGTGGGTGCTGATGTTCGTCATGGCGCCGTTCGCGGTCGGCCTGCAGGTCTACTGGATCACGTCGAACCTGCTGACGATCGCGCAGCAGCAGTGGCTTTATTCGCGCCACCCGGGCCTGAAGACGGCCGCCGCGAAGTGA
- the yidD gene encoding membrane protein insertion efficiency factor YidD, producing MMARLLMAIARLWQLGPSLLLPASCRYSPSCSAYAIEALRRYGAAKGSWLAAKRIARCHPWGGHGHDPVP from the coding sequence ATGATGGCCCGCCTCCTCATGGCGATCGCCCGCCTCTGGCAGCTCGGCCCCTCGCTGCTGCTGCCGGCATCGTGCCGCTACAGCCCGTCATGTTCGGCCTATGCAATAGAGGCGCTTCGCCGCTATGGCGCGGCCAAAGGAAGCTGGCTGGCGGCGAAGCGGATCGCGCGCTGTCATCCATGGGGCGGTCATGGCCATGATCCGGTGCCCTAA
- the rpmH gene encoding 50S ribosomal protein L34 has translation MKRTFQPSNLVRARRHGFRSRMATVGGRNVIRARRARGRKKLSA, from the coding sequence ATGAAGCGGACCTTTCAGCCGAGCAACCTGGTGCGTGCACGCCGTCACGGCTTCCGCTCGCGGATGGCGACGGTCGGTGGTCGCAACGTGATTCGCGCTCGCCGCGCGCGCGGCCGCAAGAAGCTGTCGGCCTGA
- a CDS encoding YifB family Mg chelatase-like AAA ATPase: protein MVAIVSTVAYLGLEARGVEVQCTLVAGLPAFVVVGLPDKAVAESRERVRGAIAAMGLALPPKRITVNLSPADLPKEGSHFDLPIALALLAAMGVVDAETLSEYVIVGELGLDGRIQASPGVLLAALHASAEGKGLVCPAAQGPEAAWAGSVEVLAAPDMIGLLNHLKGLQLLSPPQPGEAAEPGFGPDLKQVKGQETAKRALEIAAAGGHNLLMVGPPGSGKSLMAACLPGILPPLDAAEALEVSMVQSVAGTLSGGRLTRARPFRNPHHSASMAALTGGGLRVKPGEVSLAHLGVLFLDELPEFQRAVLDSLRQPLETGTVSVARANAHVTFPANVQLVAAMNPCRCGHLGDPALACARAPRCAADYQAKVSGPLLDRIDLHVDVAAVSAADLVLPPPTEGSAEVAARVAAARAVQSVRYAADTARTNAEADGPVLDAHSTPDDAGRALLAQAAEAMRLSARSYTRVLRVARTIADLAGAERVGRIHVAEALSYRRQAPRA, encoded by the coding sequence GTGGTCGCGATCGTGTCGACCGTGGCGTATCTCGGGCTGGAGGCGCGGGGAGTCGAGGTGCAGTGCACTTTGGTCGCCGGACTGCCGGCCTTCGTCGTCGTCGGCCTGCCCGACAAGGCGGTGGCGGAAAGCCGCGAGCGCGTGCGGGGCGCGATCGCCGCGATGGGCCTGGCGCTGCCGCCCAAGCGGATCACGGTCAACCTGTCGCCCGCCGACCTGCCGAAGGAAGGATCGCATTTCGACCTGCCGATCGCGCTCGCGTTGCTGGCGGCGATGGGCGTCGTCGATGCCGAGACGCTGAGCGAGTATGTCATCGTCGGCGAACTCGGGCTCGACGGTCGCATCCAGGCCTCGCCCGGCGTGCTGCTCGCGGCGCTCCACGCCTCGGCGGAAGGAAAGGGCCTGGTCTGCCCCGCCGCGCAAGGGCCGGAGGCGGCGTGGGCCGGATCGGTCGAGGTCTTGGCCGCGCCCGACATGATCGGCCTGCTCAACCACCTCAAGGGCCTCCAGCTCCTTTCCCCGCCCCAGCCCGGCGAAGCGGCGGAGCCCGGCTTCGGCCCCGACCTGAAACAGGTGAAGGGCCAGGAAACCGCCAAGCGCGCGCTGGAGATCGCGGCGGCCGGCGGGCATAATCTGCTGATGGTCGGCCCGCCCGGATCGGGAAAGTCGCTGATGGCCGCCTGCCTGCCCGGCATCCTGCCGCCGCTCGACGCGGCCGAGGCGCTCGAAGTCTCGATGGTGCAGTCGGTCGCCGGGACGCTGAGCGGGGGGCGCCTGACCCGCGCGCGGCCATTCCGCAACCCGCATCATTCGGCGTCGATGGCGGCGCTGACCGGCGGTGGGCTGCGCGTGAAGCCGGGCGAGGTCAGCCTCGCACATCTCGGCGTCCTGTTCCTTGACGAACTGCCCGAATTCCAGCGCGCCGTGCTCGATTCGCTGCGCCAGCCGCTGGAAACCGGTACTGTCAGCGTGGCGCGGGCGAATGCGCACGTGACGTTCCCGGCGAACGTCCAGCTGGTCGCGGCGATGAACCCGTGCCGCTGCGGGCATCTGGGCGACCCCGCCCTCGCCTGCGCCCGTGCGCCGCGGTGTGCGGCGGACTATCAGGCGAAGGTCTCTGGCCCACTTCTCGACCGAATCGATTTGCATGTCGACGTCGCCGCGGTCAGTGCCGCCGACCTGGTCCTGCCGCCCCCGACCGAAGGTTCCGCCGAAGTCGCCGCTCGCGTTGCCGCCGCCCGCGCCGTCCAGTCCGTCCGCTATGCCGCCGACACCGCGCGCACCAATGCCGAGGCCGATGGCCCCGTTCTCGACGCGCATTCCACTCCCGACGACGCCGGCCGCGCGCTGCTGGCGCAAGCGGCCGAAGCGATGCGCCTGTCGGCTCGCAGCTATACCCGCGTGCTGCGGGTCGCTCGGACCATCGCGGATCTGGCGGGTGCGGAGCGCGTCGGGCGCATTCATGTGGCCGAGGCGCTCAGCTATCGACGGCAAGCGCCGCGCGCGTGA
- a CDS encoding peptidylprolyl isomerase, producing the protein MRILLSLLALTLTLPASAAEPTNRPTPGYVRVRLNTSAGPIVLALDARRAPRTTANFLAYVDDGRFDGTVFYRSARKKIDPKTGFIQGGIRQDARRMLPTFPLEKTTQTGIRHIDATISMARPAYGGSAGGNFFITVGAAPNMDANGTYEGYPAFGRVVAGMEVVKRILALPTGGGEGAMKGQMLFKPILIKSAQRLDGTPKPTGRPKPWMMGLPTRE; encoded by the coding sequence ATGCGTATCCTCCTTTCGCTCCTTGCCCTCACCCTCACGCTGCCGGCGAGCGCCGCCGAGCCGACCAACCGGCCGACGCCGGGCTATGTCCGCGTGAGACTGAACACCTCGGCCGGGCCGATCGTGCTGGCGCTGGATGCCCGCCGCGCGCCGCGGACGACGGCGAATTTCCTGGCCTATGTCGACGACGGGCGGTTCGACGGGACGGTTTTCTACCGATCGGCCCGCAAGAAGATCGATCCGAAGACCGGGTTCATCCAGGGGGGCATTCGCCAGGACGCGCGGCGGATGCTGCCGACCTTTCCGCTCGAAAAGACCACGCAGACCGGCATCAGGCATATCGACGCCACGATCAGCATGGCCCGCCCGGCCTATGGCGGATCGGCGGGCGGCAATTTCTTCATCACCGTTGGCGCCGCCCCGAACATGGATGCGAACGGCACATATGAAGGCTATCCCGCCTTCGGCCGGGTCGTAGCGGGCATGGAGGTTGTGAAGCGTATCCTGGCACTGCCGACCGGCGGCGGCGAAGGCGCAATGAAGGGCCAGATGCTGTTCAAGCCGATCCTGATCAAAAGCGCACAGCGCCTCGACGGCACGCCCAAACCCACCGGCAGGCCCAAGCCGTGGATGATGGGGCTGCCGACCCGCGAATAA